Proteins encoded in a region of the Streptomyces sp. NBC_00310 genome:
- a CDS encoding aldo/keto reductase: MPFARLATATTPTCHIGFGLAAVARPGYINLGRDADLGETRTVDALRTRTHELLDAAHAQGVRYFDAARSYGLSEEFLADWLKARPDIDDIVIGSKWGYTYTADWTTDAEKHEVKDHSLQTYERQRAESAELLGDRLDLYQIHSVTPDSPALTDKELHARLAEAAAQGVTVGFSTSGPAQAEAIRTALAVTVDGEPLFGTVQSTYNALETSAAPALAEAHDAGLTVIVKEGMANGRLAGPHAPDALRAVAEQTGLGCDAVALAVVLRQPWAGVVLSGAATLTQLASNLHAAVVDLDDEQLTLLAGLAEDPRTYWEKRGSLPWH, encoded by the coding sequence ATGCCCTTCGCCCGACTGGCCACAGCGACCACCCCCACCTGCCACATCGGCTTCGGCCTGGCCGCGGTCGCCCGCCCCGGCTACATCAACCTCGGCCGCGACGCCGACCTCGGTGAGACCCGCACCGTCGACGCCCTCCGCACCCGCACCCATGAACTCCTCGACGCCGCCCACGCCCAGGGCGTCCGCTACTTCGACGCGGCCCGCTCGTACGGCCTCTCCGAGGAGTTCCTCGCCGACTGGCTGAAGGCCCGCCCCGACATCGACGACATCGTCATCGGCAGCAAGTGGGGCTACACCTACACCGCCGACTGGACCACCGACGCCGAGAAGCACGAGGTCAAGGACCACAGCCTCCAGACGTACGAGCGGCAGCGCGCCGAGAGCGCCGAGCTGCTCGGCGACCGCCTCGACCTCTACCAGATCCACTCGGTGACCCCGGACAGCCCGGCCCTCACCGACAAGGAACTCCACGCCCGGCTGGCGGAGGCGGCGGCCCAGGGCGTCACCGTCGGCTTCTCCACCAGCGGCCCGGCCCAGGCGGAGGCCATCCGCACCGCCCTCGCCGTGACCGTCGACGGCGAACCCCTCTTCGGTACCGTCCAGTCGACGTACAACGCGCTGGAGACCTCCGCCGCCCCCGCCCTCGCCGAGGCGCACGACGCCGGGCTCACCGTGATCGTCAAGGAGGGCATGGCCAACGGCCGGCTGGCGGGCCCGCACGCCCCGGACGCGCTCAGGGCCGTCGCCGAGCAGACGGGCCTCGGCTGCGACGCGGTCGCCCTGGCGGTGGTCCTGCGGCAGCCGTGGGCCGGGGTCGTCCTCTCCGGCGCCGCCACCCTCACCCAGCTCGCCTCCAACCTGCACGCGGCGGTCGTCGACCTCGACGACGAGCAGCTGACCCTCCTCGCGGGCCTGGCCGAGGACCCGCGGACGTACTGGGAGAAGCGCGGCAGCCTGCCCTGGCACTGA
- a CDS encoding pyridoxamine 5'-phosphate oxidase family protein yields the protein MGKTYERIDGRLRTFIEAQPLFFTATAPLSADGTVNLSPKGLRGSFVILDELTVAYLDFAGSNAETIAHLRENGRITLMWCAFQGPPNIVRVHGTGEAVFRDDPRFTELLARFPDIDPASHGLRAIIVVRAERVRDSCGYSVPFMAYEEDRDLHGRRFAREDDDSLSAYFSSKEHIATSLDGLPGLPLPLPLPPSAV from the coding sequence ATGGGAAAGACTTACGAGCGCATCGACGGCCGCCTGCGTACGTTCATCGAGGCACAGCCCCTCTTCTTCACCGCGACCGCGCCCCTGTCCGCCGACGGCACGGTCAACCTCTCCCCCAAGGGCCTGCGCGGCTCGTTCGTGATCCTCGACGAACTGACCGTCGCCTACCTGGACTTCGCCGGGTCCAACGCGGAGACGATCGCGCACCTGCGCGAGAACGGCCGGATCACCCTGATGTGGTGCGCCTTCCAGGGACCGCCCAACATCGTGCGCGTGCACGGCACGGGCGAGGCCGTCTTCCGCGACGACCCGCGCTTCACCGAACTCCTCGCCCGCTTCCCCGACATCGACCCCGCGTCCCACGGCCTGCGGGCGATCATCGTGGTCCGCGCCGAGCGCGTCCGCGACAGCTGCGGCTACTCCGTGCCGTTCATGGCGTACGAGGAGGACCGCGATCTGCACGGCAGGCGCTTCGCGCGCGAGGACGACGACTCGCTCAGCGCCTACTTCAGCTCCAAGGAGCACATCGCGACCAGTCTGGACGGACTGCCCGGGCTGCCCCTGCCCCTGCCCCTGCCGCCCTCCGCCGTCTGA
- a CDS encoding TetR/AcrR family transcriptional regulator translates to MAVDRDHVLRSAAALLTRRPTATLDEVAKAAGISRATLHRHFAGRDALVRALEALGIAECEAALDAARPAEGPAREAVRRLVREIEPVAGLLAFLYTENQLFEGDEQHEGWARIDDRIAALFTRGQAAGEFRIDLTPGWLTEALYGLLASGAWAVSEGRVAAKDFTFMIVELLLGGVLRHPEQPDIPNI, encoded by the coding sequence ATGGCTGTCGATCGTGACCACGTGCTGCGCAGCGCAGCCGCCCTGCTGACCCGCAGACCCACCGCGACCCTGGACGAGGTCGCCAAGGCCGCCGGGATCAGCCGTGCCACGCTGCACCGCCACTTCGCCGGGCGCGACGCGCTCGTCCGGGCGCTGGAGGCGCTCGGTATCGCGGAGTGCGAGGCCGCGCTGGACGCCGCCCGCCCGGCCGAGGGCCCGGCACGCGAGGCCGTACGGCGGCTCGTGCGGGAGATCGAACCGGTCGCGGGCCTGCTCGCCTTCCTCTACACCGAGAACCAGCTGTTCGAGGGGGACGAGCAGCACGAGGGCTGGGCCCGGATCGACGACCGGATCGCGGCCCTCTTCACACGCGGCCAGGCGGCCGGCGAATTCCGTATCGACCTCACCCCGGGCTGGCTCACCGAGGCGCTGTACGGCCTGCTGGCCTCCGGTGCCTGGGCGGTCTCCGAAGGCCGCGTGGCCGCCAAGGACTTCACCTTCATGATCGTCGAGCTGCTGCTCGGCGGCGTACTGCGTCATCCCGAGCAGCCGGACATCCCGAACATCTGA
- a CDS encoding ferredoxin reductase family protein, whose protein sequence is MRRIRPRRSPAVPLLLAFWAGAAAVVWLWWDNTPSIADQGSKMVNAGRITGLLGGYLMALVVLQMARVPALERRVGSDRVARWHAMTGRYTLCLVVAHVVLTMYGYALQAGLTHTAILQQTIDSINQLPDMGKAAIGTGLLVFIGLISIGPVRKRIPYDVWYHTHLLTYAATFLTFWHQITTGNEFAATPAAKTGWYALYGSVTALVVWYRIIVPIKLNMKHRLRVEAVIEESPGIVSVLMSGRKLHRMGAEAGQFFRWRFLAPGMRFSSHPYSLSAAPRPNMLRITVKAIGDHSSALRDLEPGTRVWAEGPYGALTAGKRSRGKVLLVAGGVGITPMRALFETLPGAAGDLTLLYRANTTQDLALWDELAQIAEERGARLMYAVNSPEGERPDISPDSLRRKIPDIESHDVFLCGPPGFAQGVYEALRGAGVPTRRIHHESFEM, encoded by the coding sequence ATGCGCCGCATCCGACCTCGTCGTTCTCCCGCCGTCCCGCTGCTGCTCGCCTTCTGGGCGGGCGCGGCCGCGGTGGTGTGGCTGTGGTGGGACAACACCCCGTCCATCGCGGACCAGGGCAGCAAGATGGTCAACGCCGGACGGATCACGGGCCTGCTCGGCGGGTATCTGATGGCCCTGGTGGTGCTCCAGATGGCCCGGGTGCCCGCGCTGGAACGACGGGTCGGCTCCGACCGGGTGGCCCGCTGGCACGCGATGACCGGCCGCTACACGCTCTGCCTGGTCGTCGCGCACGTCGTCCTCACGATGTACGGGTACGCGCTGCAGGCCGGTCTCACCCACACCGCGATCCTGCAGCAGACCATCGACTCCATCAACCAGCTGCCGGACATGGGCAAGGCCGCCATCGGCACCGGTCTGCTGGTGTTCATCGGGCTCATCTCGATCGGCCCGGTGCGCAAGCGGATCCCGTACGACGTCTGGTACCACACGCACCTGCTGACGTACGCGGCCACGTTCCTGACGTTCTGGCACCAGATCACCACCGGCAACGAGTTCGCCGCCACCCCCGCCGCGAAGACCGGCTGGTACGCGCTGTACGGCTCGGTGACCGCGCTGGTGGTCTGGTACCGGATCATCGTCCCGATCAAGCTGAACATGAAGCACCGGCTGCGGGTCGAGGCGGTCATCGAGGAGTCGCCCGGCATCGTCTCGGTGCTGATGAGCGGGCGCAAGCTGCACCGGATGGGCGCGGAGGCCGGGCAGTTCTTCCGCTGGCGGTTCCTCGCGCCGGGCATGCGGTTCAGCTCGCACCCGTACTCGCTGTCGGCGGCGCCCCGCCCCAACATGCTGCGCATCACGGTCAAGGCGATCGGCGACCACAGCTCGGCCCTGCGCGACCTGGAGCCCGGCACCCGGGTGTGGGCCGAGGGCCCGTACGGGGCGCTCACGGCCGGCAAGCGCAGCCGGGGCAAGGTGCTGCTGGTGGCCGGCGGCGTGGGCATCACGCCGATGCGGGCCCTGTTCGAGACGCTGCCCGGCGCGGCCGGTGACCTGACCCTGCTCTACCGGGCCAACACCACCCAGGACCTGGCCCTGTGGGACGAGCTGGCGCAGATCGCGGAGGAGCGCGGGGCGCGGCTGATGTACGCGGTGAACAGCCCGGAGGGCGAACGGCCCGACATCTCGCCGGACTCCCTTCGCCGCAAGATCCCGGACATCGAGAGCCACGACGTCTTCCTGTGCGGGCCGCCCGGCTTCGCCCAGGGCGTCTACGAGGCGCTGCGCGGCGCGGGTGTCCCGACCCGCCGTATCCACCACGAGTCGTTCGAGATGTGA
- a CDS encoding glycerophosphodiester phosphodiesterase — MGTQESRQSQDPNEQGRGTGRRALLGAAVLGAGGAVLGAPATARADEAASGAKSGGGYRSLPVPTIIAHRGASGYRPEHTLGSYQLALDMGAHVIEQDLVPTKDGHLVCRHENDITGTTDVAAHPEFAARKTTKVVDGVSYTGWFTEDFTLAELKTLRAKERIPGNRQENTLYDGRWEIPSFEEVLRWAEKEGRKRGRRIWLHVETKHPTYFRKLGLGLEEPLAKLLRRYDRHRKNSPVFLQSFEPSSIQRLNRLVDSPLVVLLSGAATRPWDFVEAGDPRTVADLVKPEGLAWIASYANGIGPTLDLIIPRDSGGKLTTPTTLVADAHAEGLILHPYTMRNENTFLPANFRKGTDPNAYGDAFGAFKVYFDTGIDGIFTDNTDTGLLAHADFVND, encoded by the coding sequence ATGGGGACGCAGGAGTCGCGGCAGTCGCAGGACCCGAACGAGCAGGGACGGGGAACGGGCCGGCGGGCGCTGCTCGGTGCCGCGGTCCTCGGCGCGGGCGGAGCGGTGCTCGGCGCGCCGGCCACGGCGAGAGCCGACGAGGCCGCGTCGGGCGCGAAGTCGGGCGGCGGCTACCGCAGTCTGCCGGTACCGACGATCATCGCGCACCGGGGCGCCAGCGGTTACCGTCCGGAGCACACCCTCGGCTCGTACCAGCTCGCCCTCGACATGGGCGCGCACGTCATCGAGCAGGACCTCGTGCCCACCAAGGACGGCCATCTCGTATGCCGGCACGAGAACGACATCACCGGCACGACCGACGTCGCGGCGCACCCCGAGTTCGCCGCGCGGAAGACCACGAAGGTCGTCGACGGCGTCAGCTACACCGGCTGGTTCACCGAGGACTTCACCCTCGCCGAGCTGAAGACCCTGCGCGCCAAGGAGCGCATCCCGGGCAACCGCCAGGAGAACACCCTCTACGACGGCCGCTGGGAGATCCCCTCCTTCGAGGAGGTGCTGCGCTGGGCCGAGAAGGAGGGCAGGAAGCGCGGCAGGCGGATCTGGCTGCACGTCGAGACCAAGCACCCCACCTACTTCCGCAAGCTGGGCCTCGGCCTGGAGGAGCCGCTCGCCAAGCTGCTGCGCAGGTACGACCGGCACCGGAAGAACTCGCCCGTCTTCCTGCAGTCGTTCGAGCCGAGCAGCATCCAGCGCCTGAACCGTCTGGTCGACAGCCCCCTCGTCGTCCTGCTCTCCGGCGCCGCCACCCGCCCCTGGGACTTCGTCGAGGCAGGCGACCCGCGCACCGTCGCCGACCTGGTCAAGCCGGAGGGCCTGGCCTGGATCGCCTCGTACGCCAACGGCATCGGCCCCACGCTCGACCTGATCATCCCGCGGGACTCGGGCGGCAAGCTCACCACGCCGACCACCCTCGTCGCCGACGCCCACGCCGAGGGCCTGATCCTGCACCCCTACACCATGCGCAACGAGAACACCTTCCTGCCCGCGAACTTCCGCAAGGGCACGGACCCCAACGCCTACGGCGACGCCTTCGGCGCGTTCAAGGTGTACTTCGACACCGGCATCGACGGCATCTTCACCGACAACACGGACACGGGCCTGCTGGCCCACGCGGACTTCGTCAACGACTGA
- a CDS encoding FMN-binding protein — protein MKKSHPIRRTLLATAATVSGIVLLLSLKPATDAGSVQAGAAGGAPSAQGGVAAGAQTLTGTAVTTEYGPVQVRITVNGGKITGAEAVQQPTGGRSTQISGDAIPKLNQAAVAAGSAEIDAVSGATYTSAGYKESLQSALDQAGKAQDSGTQVLTGTAVQTDYGPVQVRITVSGGKITGAEAVQAPSGGRSTQITGDSVPKLNQAAVAAGSADIDAVSGATYTSAGYKESLQSALDQAGKAQDSGTEVEAGGSQDAGGAAEGTENSGAGQATGTQVLTGSAIKTDYGPVQVRVTVTDGRITGAEALQQPTGGRSTQISGTAIPQLNQNAVSAGSADIDAVSGATYTSGGYQQSLQSALDQAG, from the coding sequence ATGAAGAAGAGCCACCCCATCCGGCGGACCCTGCTCGCCACCGCCGCCACCGTGTCCGGCATCGTGCTGCTGCTGTCGCTGAAGCCGGCCACGGACGCCGGATCGGTACAGGCCGGAGCGGCCGGGGGCGCGCCTTCGGCACAGGGCGGGGTGGCGGCCGGGGCGCAGACCCTGACGGGTACCGCCGTCACGACCGAGTACGGCCCCGTCCAGGTCCGGATCACCGTCAACGGCGGCAAGATCACAGGCGCCGAGGCCGTGCAGCAGCCCACCGGCGGCCGCTCCACGCAGATCAGCGGCGACGCCATCCCCAAGCTCAACCAGGCGGCCGTGGCGGCGGGCAGTGCCGAGATCGACGCGGTCTCGGGCGCCACCTACACCAGCGCCGGCTACAAGGAATCCCTCCAGTCCGCCCTGGACCAGGCCGGCAAGGCCCAGGACTCGGGCACCCAGGTGCTCACGGGCACCGCGGTGCAGACCGACTACGGGCCGGTCCAGGTCCGGATCACGGTCAGCGGCGGCAAGATCACAGGCGCCGAGGCCGTGCAGGCGCCGAGCGGCGGCCGCTCCACCCAGATCACGGGCGACTCGGTGCCGAAGCTCAACCAGGCGGCCGTGGCCGCCGGCAGCGCCGACATCGACGCCGTCTCGGGCGCCACCTACACCAGCGCCGGCTACAAGGAATCCCTCCAGTCCGCCCTGGACCAGGCCGGCAAGGCCCAGGACTCGGGCACCGAGGTCGAGGCGGGCGGCTCGCAGGACGCGGGCGGCGCCGCCGAGGGCACCGAGAACTCCGGGGCCGGGCAGGCGACGGGCACCCAGGTGCTCACGGGCTCCGCCATCAAGACGGACTACGGCCCGGTCCAGGTCCGCGTCACGGTCACCGACGGCAGGATCACAGGCGCCGAGGCGCTGCAGCAGCCCACCGGCGGCCGCTCCACCCAGATCAGCGGTACCGCCATCCCCCAGCTCAACCAGAACGCCGTCTCGGCAGGGAGCGCTGACATCGATGCTGTCTCGGGCGCCACATACACCAGCGGCGGTTACCAGCAGTCCCTCCAGTCCGCTCTGGACCAGGCCGGCTGA
- a CDS encoding lysophospholipid acyltransferase family protein, producing the protein MSRFALIKAVLGPIMRLMFRPRVEGAEHIPGDGPVILAGNHVTFIDSMILPLVCDRQVFFIGKDEYVTGKGIKGRLMAWFFTGVGMIPVDRDGGRGGVAALMTGRRVLDEGKVFGIYPEGTRSPDGRLYRGRTGIARLTLMTGAPVVPFAMIGTDKIQPGGAGLPRPHRVTVRFGEAMEFSRYEGMDRDRYVLRAVTDSVMTEVMRLSGQEYVDMYASKAKEAA; encoded by the coding sequence TTGTCCCGCTTCGCGCTCATCAAGGCAGTGCTCGGACCGATCATGCGCCTGATGTTCCGCCCACGGGTGGAGGGTGCGGAGCATATTCCGGGGGACGGTCCGGTGATCCTCGCCGGCAACCATGTGACCTTCATCGACTCGATGATCCTGCCGCTGGTCTGCGACCGGCAGGTCTTCTTCATCGGCAAGGACGAGTACGTCACCGGCAAGGGGATCAAGGGCCGCCTGATGGCCTGGTTCTTCACCGGCGTCGGCATGATCCCCGTCGACCGCGACGGCGGCCGCGGCGGGGTGGCCGCGCTGATGACCGGGCGTCGGGTCCTGGACGAGGGCAAGGTGTTCGGCATCTACCCCGAGGGGACCCGGTCGCCCGACGGCCGTCTGTACCGGGGACGTACGGGCATCGCCCGGCTGACGTTGATGACCGGGGCGCCGGTCGTTCCCTTCGCGATGATCGGGACGGACAAGATTCAGCCGGGGGGCGCCGGGCTGCCGCGCCCGCATCGGGTGACGGTGCGGTTCGGTGAGGCGATGGAGTTCTCCCGGTACGAGGGGATGGATCGGGATCGGTATGTGCTGCGGGCGGTGACCGATTCCGTGATGACCGAGGTCATGCGGCTGTCCGGGCAGGAGTACGTGGACATGTATGCGTCGAAGGCCAAGGAAGCGGCGTAG
- a CDS encoding MFS transporter, with amino-acid sequence MTSTLRPARATEAEKRPGRWLALSVLVLAVLLVAVDATVLGLATPYISEDLKPSGNQLLWIGDVYSFVIAGLLVSAGSLGDRIGRKKLLLMGATAFGAISVLNAYATTPEMMIFARALLGVAGATLMPATLALIRNLFHDPRERSLAVGIWGATASAGMAVGPVVGGFLLEHFWWGSVFLINLPVMAVLVLVGIKLLPESRHPSPGPWDALSVVLSLVGMIGVVYAVKETATHGLDGNALAAGLFGIAGLFLFVRRQLTLPYPLLDMRLFRNRGFSGAVLADLLTVLGLSGLIFFLSQFLQLVQDRRPLEAGLAELPAAIGAVVAGLIAGSVARRYSVRSVVAGGLAAIGLALALLTLVDRSTGYPLIGVALLVVGIGAGFSFTVTADVILSSVPDEQAGAASAVSETAYELGAALGIAVLGSIVTGVYRDFTAPTGTPAEAHESLGGAVQAAAGMPTDRAQDMLTSAQESFVDGLAIAAGAGAAVLLATAVAAWFLLRGQRLDSRA; translated from the coding sequence ATGACCAGCACCCTGCGGCCGGCCCGCGCGACGGAGGCGGAGAAGAGGCCGGGCCGCTGGCTCGCGCTCTCCGTCCTCGTGCTCGCCGTGCTGCTGGTGGCCGTCGACGCGACCGTCCTCGGTCTCGCGACCCCCTACATCAGCGAGGACCTCAAGCCCTCGGGCAACCAGCTCCTGTGGATCGGCGACGTCTACTCGTTCGTCATCGCGGGCCTGCTCGTGTCCGCCGGCAGCCTCGGCGACCGCATCGGCCGCAAGAAGCTGCTGCTCATGGGCGCCACGGCGTTCGGCGCGATATCCGTGCTCAACGCGTACGCGACGACGCCCGAGATGATGATCTTCGCGCGGGCGCTGCTCGGTGTCGCGGGCGCGACCCTGATGCCCGCCACCCTCGCCCTGATCCGCAACCTCTTCCACGACCCGCGCGAACGCAGCCTCGCCGTCGGCATCTGGGGCGCCACGGCCTCCGCCGGTATGGCGGTCGGACCGGTCGTCGGCGGCTTCCTGCTCGAACACTTCTGGTGGGGCTCGGTCTTCCTGATCAACCTGCCGGTGATGGCCGTCCTCGTCCTCGTCGGCATCAAGCTGCTGCCCGAGTCCCGCCACCCGAGCCCGGGTCCGTGGGACGCGCTCAGCGTCGTCCTGTCGCTCGTCGGCATGATCGGTGTCGTGTACGCGGTGAAGGAGACCGCCACCCACGGCCTCGACGGCAACGCGCTCGCCGCGGGCCTCTTCGGCATCGCCGGGCTGTTCCTCTTCGTACGCCGTCAGCTCACCCTGCCGTACCCGCTGCTGGACATGCGCCTGTTCCGCAACCGGGGCTTCTCCGGAGCCGTCCTCGCCGACCTGCTGACCGTCCTCGGCCTGTCCGGCCTGATCTTCTTCCTCTCGCAGTTCCTGCAACTCGTGCAGGACAGGCGTCCGTTGGAAGCGGGTCTCGCCGAACTCCCGGCGGCGATCGGCGCGGTGGTCGCGGGCCTGATCGCCGGATCCGTGGCCCGCCGCTACTCCGTCCGTTCCGTCGTCGCGGGCGGCCTCGCGGCCATCGGCCTGGCCCTCGCCCTGCTCACTCTGGTCGACCGCTCCACCGGCTACCCCCTGATCGGCGTCGCCCTGCTGGTCGTCGGCATCGGCGCCGGCTTCTCCTTCACCGTCACCGCCGACGTCATCCTCTCCAGCGTCCCCGACGAACAGGCGGGCGCGGCCTCAGCGGTCTCCGAAACGGCCTACGAACTGGGCGCCGCCCTGGGCATCGCGGTCCTGGGCTCCATCGTGACGGGCGTGTACCGCGACTTCACGGCCCCGACAGGTACCCCGGCCGAGGCCCACGAGTCACTGGGCGGAGCGGTGCAAGCGGCGGCGGGAATGCCGACGGACAGGGCCCAGGACATGCTGACGTCGGCCCAGGAGTCATTCGTGGACGGCCTCGCCATCGCCGCCGGCGCAGGCGCGGCGGTACTGCTGGCAACGGCGGTGGCAGCCTGGTTCCTGCTGCGCGGCCAACGGCTGGACAGCAGGGCCTGA
- a CDS encoding FAD:protein FMN transferase produces the protein MAEPAGAAAPSQLRHAEEVMGTVFSFDVRGGEPTAVRAALDEAVAGLHAVDEVFSTYREHSQISRLARGEVTIEECAPEVAEVLHLCAEAERLSDGWFSATYAGRFDPTGLVKGWATERAALRLVEAGVAGVSVNGGGDVQLCGVPGPERPWRVGVADPLRPGGLAAVVTAAGTDRLAVATSGTAERGAHIVDPRTGKSAVTDLVSVTVVAPRLTWADCWATAAFAMGSREGLAWLESLEDAEALLITAGDEVRCTGGLAARLG, from the coding sequence GTGGCCGAACCCGCCGGGGCCGCCGCGCCCTCCCAGCTGCGGCACGCCGAGGAGGTCATGGGCACCGTCTTCTCCTTCGACGTCCGAGGAGGCGAGCCCACGGCGGTCAGGGCCGCGCTCGACGAGGCGGTGGCCGGACTCCACGCCGTGGACGAGGTGTTCAGCACCTACCGGGAGCACAGCCAGATCTCCCGGCTCGCCCGGGGCGAGGTGACGATCGAGGAGTGCGCTCCCGAGGTCGCCGAGGTGCTCCACCTGTGTGCCGAGGCCGAGCGGTTGAGTGACGGCTGGTTCAGTGCCACGTACGCGGGCCGCTTCGACCCGACGGGGCTGGTGAAGGGGTGGGCCACCGAACGGGCCGCCCTGCGTCTGGTCGAGGCCGGGGTGGCCGGGGTGAGCGTCAACGGGGGCGGTGACGTCCAGTTGTGCGGTGTCCCCGGTCCCGAGCGGCCGTGGCGCGTGGGCGTGGCCGACCCGCTCCGTCCGGGTGGCCTCGCCGCCGTCGTCACCGCCGCAGGTACCGACCGCCTCGCTGTCGCCACCTCCGGCACGGCCGAGCGCGGCGCCCACATCGTCGACCCCCGCACGGGGAAGTCCGCCGTGACGGACCTGGTCTCCGTCACGGTCGTCGCCCCCCGCCTGACCTGGGCGGACTGCTGGGCGACGGCCGCCTTCGCGATGGGTTCCCGTGAGGGCCTGGCGTGGCTGGAGTCCCTGGAGGACGCGGAGGCGTTGCTGATCACGGCGGGCGACGAGGTCCGCTGCACGGGAGGGCTGGCCGCGCGGCTGGGCTGA
- the argH gene encoding argininosuccinate lyase, whose translation MSSNSGDVRLWGARFADGPAEALAKLSASVHFDWRLAPYDIAGSRAHARVLHKAGLLTEDELSRMVAGLDQLEADVASGEFVGTVADEDVHTALERGLLERLGPDLGGKLRAGRSRNDQVATLFRMYLRDHARTVGGLIAELQDALIGLAEAHPDVAMPGRTHLQHAQPVLFAHHVLAHVQSLSRDAERLRQWDERTAVSPYGSGALAGSSLGLDPEAVAKDLGFEHGSSANSIDGTASRDFVAEFAFITAMIGVNLSRIAEEVIIWNTKEFSFVTLHDAFSTGSSIMPQKKNPDIAELARGKSGRLIGNLTGLMATLKALPLAYNRDLQEDKEPVFDSIDQLEVLLPAFTGMMATLTVHRERMEELAPAGFSLATDVAEWLVKQGVPFRVAHEVAGECVKAAEAENKELNDLTDDQFAKISSHLTPEVRTVLNVPGALASRNGRGGTAPSAVAIQLADIKTDVAAQHAWATAKGNK comes from the coding sequence GTGAGCAGCAACAGCGGTGACGTACGGCTCTGGGGCGCCCGTTTCGCCGACGGTCCCGCCGAGGCCCTGGCGAAGCTGTCCGCGTCCGTCCACTTCGACTGGCGGCTGGCCCCGTACGACATCGCGGGCTCCCGCGCCCACGCGCGCGTGCTGCACAAGGCGGGCCTGCTCACCGAGGACGAGCTGTCCCGGATGGTCGCCGGCCTGGACCAGCTCGAAGCGGACGTGGCCTCGGGTGAGTTCGTCGGCACCGTCGCCGACGAGGACGTGCACACCGCTCTGGAGCGTGGCCTCCTGGAGCGCCTCGGCCCGGACCTCGGCGGCAAGCTGCGCGCCGGCCGGTCCAGGAACGACCAGGTCGCGACCCTCTTCCGGATGTACCTCCGCGACCACGCCCGCACGGTCGGCGGCCTGATCGCCGAGCTCCAGGACGCGCTGATCGGCCTGGCGGAGGCCCACCCGGACGTGGCGATGCCCGGCCGCACCCACCTCCAGCACGCCCAGCCGGTCCTCTTCGCCCACCATGTCCTCGCCCACGTCCAGTCCCTCTCCCGGGACGCGGAGCGCCTGCGCCAGTGGGACGAGCGCACGGCCGTCTCCCCGTACGGCTCGGGCGCCCTCGCGGGCAGCAGCCTCGGCCTGGACCCGGAGGCGGTGGCCAAGGACCTCGGCTTCGAGCACGGCAGCTCCGCGAACTCCATCGACGGCACGGCGTCCCGCGACTTCGTCGCCGAGTTCGCCTTCATCACCGCGATGATCGGCGTGAACCTCTCCCGGATCGCCGAGGAGGTCATCATCTGGAACACGAAGGAGTTCTCCTTCGTGACCCTCCACGACGCGTTCTCGACGGGCTCGTCGATCATGCCGCAGAAGAAGAACCCGGACATCGCGGAGCTGGCCCGAGGCAAGAGCGGCCGGCTGATCGGCAACCTGACGGGCCTGATGGCGACCCTCAAGGCCCTGCCCCTCGCCTACAACCGCGACCTCCAGGAGGACAAGGAGCCGGTCTTCGACTCCATCGACCAGCTGGAGGTCCTCCTCCCCGCCTTCACCGGCATGATGGCCACCCTCACCGTCCACCGCGAGCGCATGGAGGAGTTGGCCCCCGCCGGCTTCTCCCTCGCCACCGACGTCGCCGAGTGGCTCGTCAAGCAGGGCGTCCCCTTCCGTGTCGCCCACGAGGTCGCCGGCGAGTGCGTCAAGGCCGCCGAGGCCGAGAACAAGGAACTCAACGACCTGACGGACGACCAGTTCGCCAAGATCTCCTCCCACCTGACCCCCGAGGTCCGCACGGTCCTCAACGTGCCCGGCGCCCTCGCCTCCCGCAACGGCCGAGGCGGCACGGCCCCGAGCGCGGTGGCGATCCAGCTGGCGGACATCAAGACGGACGTGGCGGCCCAGCACGCGTGGGCGACCGCCAAGGGCAACAAGTAG